TAACAAATCTCCAAACTTTTTACCGATATAAACGGCAATAAAACTTAAAATAAAGGTTGTAGCAGCAATAATGCAAACCGAACTGATAATATTTACTGTTAAAGCTGCAAAACTAACTCCTACTGCCAATGCGTCAATACTAGTAGCGATTGCTTGCACCAATAATAGCCGGAAGGTTAATACCTTACAGACTGTGTGATCTTCATCCGATTTTACCGCCTCATACACCATTTTGCCACCGATGAATCCAAGTAGGATCAGAGCCAGCCAGTGGTCAATCGCATTCACTTTTTCGGCAAATACAGAACCGGCAAAATAGCCAATTAAAGGCATAATGCCTTGGAATAGTCCAAAAGCAAGAGCTGTTACAAAAGCATGTTTGACATGCATCTGTTTTAAACACATTCCATTTGTCATGGATACTGCTACCGCATCCATAGACAATCCGATTCCAATTAAAATAATTTCAAAATACCCCATGTTGTGCTGGTAATACCAGCGCACCCCCAAACTATTACAGAATTTTATTCTACCATCATATTTATGAAAGGGGAAAAATTTATATACGTCGATCTAAAATCGGAACATATTTTTCTTTAAATGTATCAAATGTATCGGTATCAATCGCTTCCCTAATCTTTTCCATTAATGTATTATAAAAATACAAATTGTGCATAACAGCTAAGCGGTTGGATAACATCTCTTTTGACTTAAACAGATGACGTAGATATGCTTTGGAAAAATGGCGGCAGGTTGGACAATCACAGTGTTCATCAATTGGGGTGTCATCCTTTTCATATTTGGCATTGTTTAAATTGATGACGCCATTCCAAGTATTCAGATGGCCATGGCGGGCATTTCGGCTTGGCATAACACAATCAAATAAATCCACACCACGGGATACCGCTTCGATAATATTGGTTGGTTTACCTACTCCCATTAAATAGCGAGGTTTTTCCAATGGCATATATGGGGTAACAGTACTAATAATATGGTACATCTCCTCTTTGGTTTCTCCAACTGCCAAGCCACCAATAGCGTAACCATCCAAATCCAATTCCACAATCTCTTTCATATGCTGTACTCGTAAGTCCTCATAAATACAGCCTTGGTTGATACCAAATAACATCTGGTTTGGATTAATGGTATCTGACAAAGAATTTAACCGTTCCATTTCCGCCTTGCATCGATGCAGCCAACGGACGGTACGGTCACAGGAATGTTTGGTGTATTCATATGGGGAAGGGTTCTCGATACATTCATCAAATGCCATCGCGATGGTGGAACCCAGATTAGATTGGATTTGCATACTTTCTTCTGGCCCCATAAAAATTCGTTTCCCATCTACATGAGAACTGAAATAAACCCCTTCTTCCTGTATTTTCCGCAAAGAAGCAAGGGAAAATACCTGAAATCCACCACTGTCAGTTAAAATTGGTCCGTTCCATCCCATAAAATGATGCAATCCACCTAATTCTTTAATTAATTTGTCTCCTGGGCGAATATGTAAATGATAGGTGTTACATAGTTCTACTTGGCATTTTAAATCTACCAAGTCATAGGAGGAAATACCGCCTTTAATTGCAGCTGCTGTTCCCACATTCATAAAAGCGGGAGTTTGTACAGTACCATGTACTGTAGTAAATGTCCCCCGGCGCGCTTCTCCTTGCTTTTTTAATAGTTGAAACATGGATAGCCCCTTTCTAATCTCAAATTTATTGTTATTCATTTTATTTTCATAAAGTTATCTTTATATTATAATATACGAATTGTTTCAGTTCAATAGAAAATCAGAAAGTTTTAAAAGATGAAGATGGATAATCACATGAATTTTGTTGGAAAAATGGATATATGTTTTTGGAAATATTGTAAAAAAAGAGGTTTGTATAACAATCTATGCAACATGTTATATTATAAAATTGGTAGTTCTTCAAGTAACTAAAAATACACAAGCAATTTAGATATCTGATATAAATGTAACAGTTAGATATACCGCAACAGAACAAAGTGGAGACTTTTTGGTAGCATAATACTTTGTTGATACAAAAAATTTATTGTGGCTTAAACGTCATAAAAGTTTTGGTTCTATTAGAGGTAGGTAAGCGGTCTTGGCTAACAATTACAATAAAATATTGCTAGTCCAATAAGAAATAGAGTTTGTCAGGAATCTAACCAAGGGTTTTGGAAGTTTGGGGGAAAATCTAGAATTAGGTGTGGCTAGTTAGGCTCCTAGAAGGAGAATGAACAATATTATTGCATCGCTTGCGCTGTAACGGATAAACCAGTGCGTTCCATGTCTAAGCAAACCACTAGTTTATTGGTGGTTTTGATGATAGATACAAAATGTCCCTGTACCGTTGGGGCCGGATACAGGGACAAGGAAAATTTCTATTCTTTTTCTTTTCCGTAATATGCTCTACGGTAGAGGTCTTTGATTTCCGAAATCAATGGGTAACGTGGATTTGCGGTGGTGCACTGGTCCTCATGTGCCTTTTCAGAGAGGTCATCCAGGTGTGCCATAAAGAGGGTTTCGTCTACATTGCAGCCTTGAATCGTTGGGGTGATGTTCAAGTCCGCATTGAGTTGACGGATTGCCTGTACCAGGCTGTGCACTCCTTCTTGTGGAGTAGCAGCTGGCAAGCCCAAGGTTTGGGCGATTTCCGCATACCGTTGATCCGCAATAAATTCGGAATATTTTGGCCAGGTCGCAAATTTGGTTGGCTTTTGCGCATTGTATTCAATTACCCATGGTAACAGGATAGCGTTTGCCCGGCCATGTGGAATATGGTATTCCCCACCTAATTTGTGCGCCATGGAGTGGTTCAATCCTAGGAACGCGTTGGTAAATGCCATCCCCGCAATGCAGGAAGCATTGTGCATTTTTTCCCGTGCAATTGGATCTCCTTCATAGGATTTTTTCAGGTTTTGGAAAACCAATTTGATTGCCTGTAAAGCCAAACCATCGGTAAAGTCAGAAGCCAATACGGATACATAAGCTTCGATTGCATGTGTTAAAACATCCATGCCGGTGTCGGCAATCAAACCTTTTGGTAAAGTCTGCACAAACTGTGGATCAATAATCGCCACATCTGGGGTCAACTCGTAATCCGCCAAAGGATATTTGATATTGTTGTTTTTATCGGTAATTACAGAGAACGAAGTTACCTCGGAACCGGTTCCAGATGTGGTTGGAATCGCCACCATTTTTGCTTTTTGTCCCAGATTAGGGAAGTGGAACGCACGTTTCCGGATATCCATAAATTTCAAGCGTAATCCATCAAAAGAAGTGTCAGGATGTTCGTAGAACAGCCACATGCCTTTTGCGGCGTCCATTGCGGAACCGCCACCCAGTGCGATAATCACATCCGGCTGGAAGCGGTTCATTGCTTCTACACCTCGCATAATGGTTTCTACGGATGGATCAGACTCTACATCGGAGAAAATTTCCGCATGGCAGTAGTTTTTCCGTTTTCTCAAATAGTGGAGAATTTTATCCACATTCCCCAGTTGTACCATCATTGGGTCGGTCACAATGAAAGCACGGCTGATTTCCGGCATTTTTTCCAGGTATTGGATAGAATCATGCTCA
This is a stretch of genomic DNA from Clostridium facile. It encodes these proteins:
- a CDS encoding manganese efflux pump MntP, with the protein product MGYFEIILIGIGLSMDAVAVSMTNGMCLKQMHVKHAFVTALAFGLFQGIMPLIGYFAGSVFAEKVNAIDHWLALILLGFIGGKMVYEAVKSDEDHTVCKVLTFRLLLVQAIATSIDALAVGVSFAALTVNIISSVCIIAATTFILSFIAVYIGKKFGDLLKQKAEIVGGIILILIGLKIFVEHMFGI
- the tgt gene encoding tRNA guanosine(34) transglycosylase Tgt; translated protein: MFQLLKKQGEARRGTFTTVHGTVQTPAFMNVGTAAAIKGGISSYDLVDLKCQVELCNTYHLHIRPGDKLIKELGGLHHFMGWNGPILTDSGGFQVFSLASLRKIQEEGVYFSSHVDGKRIFMGPEESMQIQSNLGSTIAMAFDECIENPSPYEYTKHSCDRTVRWLHRCKAEMERLNSLSDTINPNQMLFGINQGCIYEDLRVQHMKEIVELDLDGYAIGGLAVGETKEEMYHIISTVTPYMPLEKPRYLMGVGKPTNIIEAVSRGVDLFDCVMPSRNARHGHLNTWNGVINLNNAKYEKDDTPIDEHCDCPTCRHFSKAYLRHLFKSKEMLSNRLAVMHNLYFYNTLMEKIREAIDTDTFDTFKEKYVPILDRRI